The Gammaproteobacteria bacterium genome contains the following window.
GATGGCCTCCTCGGTCTCGGTCCGAGCCGAGGAGTAGGGCAGGCCCAGCGTCACGTAGAAGACCTCGACGGCCTCGGCGTCGTCGTCCTCCAGCGTCTGCACGCTGATCGGCTTCGACGTCTCGCCCGGCTGGAAGGAGACGACCTCGTCGGCCGCCACGTAGTCCCGCCCCGCCACGGCCGTCCCGTCGGTCGTCCACCAGCGAACCGAGACCCGGTCCGCAACGGGCGTCGACATGGTCATCGTCGAACGCCACGAGGACCCTTCGCCGATGGTGTCCGGCACCGCCGCGAGCGAGATCTCCACTGTCCCGTTGTCCGCGATGGTCGCGGTGGCCGCCGTCTGGTCCACGAGTACCGTGCCGGGACCCGTCGCGCCGGTGAGCGCGAGCACCACGGTCTCGCCTTTGTCCAGGATGTCGTCCTTGAGCGCTTCGAGCGCGATCCGCGCGACGCCCTCGCCCTGTGCCACCGTCGCCTCGCCCGACAGCGCCGTGTAGTCCTCGCCGGCCACGGCCGTGCCCGAGACCGAGTACTGGACCTTGACGGCCCCGGCGGCGGTGCTTCCCGCCACCGACACCTCGAAGTGGCCGGTCGCGCCCTCGGCCACCGTGCCGCCCGCGGGCGCGGAGAGCGTCACCCGGAGCGTGTCGGACAACGGCGACGAGGAATCGGAAAGTCCATGCACGCCGCTCGGCGAGGCGGCGGCCAGCATCAGGCCGCAGACCGCCGCCGCGTAGAGTTTTCGCGCCATCCCGAGGCGCGAAGACCGAGGCTCCGCATCCGACCGGGGACGAGGTTTTTGAGTGTTGGGATGGGTTGGCAGTAACGAAAAGAGGGTGGTCATTGCGCAAAGGGGTCCTTGAACAGGAGGGCGGGGGAAAGGGGGTGTGGCCCGACACGGCCCGGAAATGGCGACACAAAGGGTATCAGCGAATCCCGAACATGCAAGGGGCGCGGGAGGACTCGGGGGCCACGGGCAGGAGCGTCGACTGTCCCAGGAGCCCCGCAGGAACAGCGCTACGAACTCAGGGCCGGATGACCCTCACCACCTTGCCGTCCCTGTCCACGACCTCCACCGGAACCCGGATGACGTCGTCGACGGTCACTTCCAACTCCACGCCCCCGGCGTCTACGCTACCGCCACCGACATCGCCTTGGGCCTGCGTGGGCAGCGTGTACGGATCCGCCTTGCTCACGTCGACCTCGTGGCCCAGATCCGCCAGCGCCTGGACCGTGATCGCGGTCACCAGCTCTCCGGAACCGAGCGACATCACATCGTCCGGCATGACCCGCCGCCGCCAGTGAATCCACTTGCCGCTGCCGCCCAACGTGGCTTGGTCCTCGACCGGGACCTTGGCCCCGGCATAGCCTTTGCCTCCCGCGGCATCGAACGCCGCCACGGCGAGCGGACCGGGGAAATGTGGGTCGTTGTGCCAGTCCTTGATTTCCCAGTCGCCGATCCCCAGGACATGCCCGATCTCGTGCATCGCCGTCCCATGGAAGGTGTAGTTGTGGGGGGGCGAGTGGAAGACGCCCGAGAACCAGTTCGCCCCAATGATGGCCAGCCCGGACTCCTCGCGCCGACTGCACTCGGTCGCCAATCCGATCGAACGCCCATCCCCTGGCCTCATGTGCATGTAGATCAGCAAGTCGTCAACGACGCCCGTCAAGCGCGGCGTCGGGGCGCGGTTGGTGCAGTACTCCGGTCCCTCGCCGTCCACCGGCACGTCCGGCAAGTCCCCGACCACCACTTCCGTCCAGCGCTCCGCCGCCCGCCGGATCTCCTCCTTCGCCTCCTCCGTGAAGCCGGGACCGAAGATCAGTTCGATGTTGAAAGCGCCGGGGTCCGGCGCCGGAACCACCCACGTCCGGAACCGCTGTACGGCACGCAGCCCTTCCGGATCGGTCGCCGTCACCTCGACCTCCGTCGTGTCGACCGCTCCCGGCTCCAGCCACAGCGTCCCGCCGTCTATCCTCACTCCGGCCACGCGCGGGTCGCCGGATTTTGCCTCGTAGACGAGCGAGTCGCCGTCCGGGTCGCCGAAGTACTCGGCGAGCGCCAGTCTGGCTGTCGGTCCTGACGCCTGCAATCGGTGCGCCGGGACCACCGACCGGATCACCGGCGTCCGGTTGCCCGCCTCGGCGAACAGCGCGATCGGATCGCCCGCCACCACGCGAAACTCATTGAATCCCTCGGGAGGGGTCGGGGGCGCACCGAGGCTCAGGTACACCGCCTCCGCGCCCGTCGGCGTCACTTCCACCGCGCGGCCGACCGTATCGCCCACCTCCACGGCCAGAAAGCCGCTGGAAGCGCTGCCTCGCTGCACGGACAAGGGGACACGGAACGCAAACGGTGCGCCTCCAGGCACTCGGAGTTCGACGCGCGCCGGTCCGGGCGCGAGCAAGTCGGATGTGTCGGCTCGCACCAAGTGCGCGTGCACCGGGAACGGTATGCCGGGGTTGCCGAACAGGCGCACATACCTCAGGCTCGACAGACCTGCGAAAAGACGCGGCGGCAGCGAATACAGACGGTTGGTCTCCAGCCTGATCCCCTCCAAGCTCGACAGCCCCTCGAAAGCACCCGGCGACAGATCCTCGATCCAATTGGTTGTCAAGTCCAGAGTCCTCAGCTTTGACAACCCCGCGAACACCCCCTCCGGCACGCGAGTCAAACGGTTTCTCCCGGCGAAGAGTAGCTCCAGCTGCGTCGTCGGCTTGAGGAGTTCTGGCGGCAACTCCCTCAGCTCATTCTCGCTCAGGTACAGCACCTTGAGTTCCGACATCGACGCGAAGGCATCCGGCGGCAGCGACTCGAACGAGTTGTCATCCAGATACAGCCGTTCCAGGCCCGCAAGGTCGTCAAACACCCCCGGCGGCAGCGTCGCGAGGCCAGCCGTGCTGAGTACCAGTTCGGCAAGGTTGGTCAGACCCGCGAAGATGTCCGGCGGAAGCTCACCAAGCGGGTTGAATCCCAACCACAGCTTCGATAGCGACGGGAGACCTTGTAAGAGATCCGGGGGCAACTCCTGCAATCGGTTTACATTCAGAAACAGGCTTCTCATCGCGACAAGCCCTTCGAAATCGCCGCTCCGAAGCCGCGTGATCCCCTTGCCTCCCAAGTCGAGGCTGGTAATACGTCCGAGCATTTCCTCCGTCACCTCGGCGCAGCTCCCGACGCGAGCCCTTCTGGCGATCTCGGCGCTCACGACCGGGGTCCGGTTGCACACGCCCTCGTCCGATACTGCCGTCGCCTCGAACGTCATCGCCGCGCCGCCCGCCGTCACCCCCAGCCGTTGCACGCCAAGGGTTTGCCCCAGCGTCCAAACGGTCGTCGCCAGCCCGAGGCTGTCCGTCGTGGCTGTTCCCGGATGTGCCCCCCCGCTCCCTGCCTCCGCCTCAAATGTCACAGTCGCGCCCCAGACCGGCTCCCCACCCTCGTCCACCACGCGCACCGAGACTGGGTCCGGCAATGCGTGCCCCGCCAGAGCCCACTGTTGTTCTCCGGAGTGTGTTTCGATCGAGGCGACGGCCCCATCGGGGTCCCGAGCGGTCGCGTTGACCTCCACGGTGACGCCGCCCGTGGAGACGGAAAGCGTTTGGAGTCCGTGGGTTGCCCCAAGGGTCCAATTGGTCGAAGCCACCCCCACGCTATCCGTCGCAACCGTCTCGGGATCCACGCGACCGCTCCCGGCCTCCGGCTCGAACCGCACGGTTGCACCGGGCACGGGTCGCCCGCCCTCGTCCAAGGCCGCCACCACGATAGGCTCAGCCAACGCCCGTCCGCTCCATGCCCACCGACCTTCTCCCAACTGCACCTCGAATGAGGCCACCGCCTCGTCCGGCTCCAGCGCCGTCGCCGCGATCTCGATCTCGGCCACGCCCTCCGCCGATACCGCCAGCGTCTGCCTTCCCGGCTCCGGCCCCAGCGTCCACTGGGCCGCAGCCAGCCCCGCGCTGTCGCTGTGCACGACACCGGGCTCGACCCTGCCACCGCCCACGCCAGCCTCGAACCGCACGGCCACCCCGGATACCGGCGCGCCACCGGCGTCAAGCACCCGCACCCCGACCGGATCGGGGGGAGACAGTCCACGGGCCGCCTGCTGTCCCTCCCCGAACGGTTCCAGAGCATCCGCGGCTTGACGCACCTGCACCAACGCCTGGTCCGCCGATTTCAGGTCCGAAGCCTGCACGTACGCCACGCCGTTGCCACGCGCCGTCGCGGAGCCGTTCCCGTCCACCACGAACACGGTCGTGTCCCGGCTGCTCCAACGCACTTGGCCCAACCCCGTCCCGCCTCGTCCTCGAACCGTGAACGCGAACTGTTGTCCGATATGCGTCAGGGTTACGGAGTCCGGCACGATTTCGAGCGACGCCTCCGGCTCGGCCACCCCACCCGGATCGCACGCCTCCAGCGCCGCGAGGAACAGCGCCGAGGCGACAACCGGCAAAGCCAGCGGTAGCTCCCGGGCTCGGTTCAATGCAGACGGAAGGGAGAAGGGATCCGACGGATCTCCGCTCGCGTCCGTTGCGCGGATTCTCGTTCGCATAGTCCTTCCAAGTCGGGCCTCGATCACCATTCTCCGTGGTCAAAGATGCCCGACTTCCGGCACGTCTGGCAAACGGGCCGCGTGCTCCGATGTTCCCGACCACCGACACCCCATACGGAACGCTGCTCCGACCTTGCCGGGGCACTGGCCGTGCCGCTGGCGGCGACGGGGAACGTCCCGCGAACCGTAACGGACAACGTCGGACAGCATGCGAATCCGAGCCGCTACCGACAGGTTGACTTGTCCGCGCAAGGTTGGTCACCGTTTCGGGCATGGGTACACCGGATCGGCATTTCAGCCCCGTCGCGAGCGAAGGGGTCGCCCACCTGAAGGAACGCGCTGAGGCGCTGGAGCCTTTCGGCTGGACGGGACGGCGCGCCGAGTGGATCGCGCTCGTCTGCTGTCACGGCGGCGTGTTCACCCGCGTGCAGTGGACGAGCTTCCTCGAGTGCCACCATGAAAAGGTGGGCCGCGCCGTTCGCAAGCTTGTCGCCCAGGGCGTGGCCATCGAGGAGAAGCCGCCCGGCATCAAGGGCATCGGGCGGATCTGCCGTATCCACGGTCGCCCGATCTACAAGGCGCTCGGCTTGGGGGACCGCCGCCGCCGGAGGATCACGTCGCCGGAGGTGACGATGCGGCGCCTGCTCGGGCTCGACTACGTGCTCGAACATCCCCGCCTGCCGTGGCTTCCCACCGAAGCCGACCGGGTGGCCGCCTTCGAGGCGCTCGGGATCGAGCGGGGGCTTCTTCCCCAACGGGTCTACCGGGGCGCGCTCGGGGGTCTCCGGCGCTTCTTCCCGCTCGGGCTGCCCATCGCGCTGGACACGGAGCGCGCCGTCTTCGTCTACGCCGAACCGGGTTACGAGACCGCGACGGCGATCCGCTCGTGGGGCGCGAAGCACGGCGATCTCTGGAAGGGGCTCTGGGACCTCGGCCTCAAGATCGAGGTGGTGGCGGTCGTCCGGAGATGGAAGGAGTACGGGAGGACGAGCCGGGTGCTGGCCAACTGGTCGCGGTATCCGCGCCCGTCCGAAATCGACGAGGAGACCCGGCGCGATCTCGCCCGCATCGAGCAGGCCATCCTCGGGGGAGATGTCCGCACGCTCGACGAATACGGTGGCCTGAACGCCGCCCTGAAGCACGCCATCGCCCTTGAGAACCGGGCGCGCAGGCGTGCGGGCCGGGGGCTGACGGAACGCGTCAAGACATGGAGTTCGGACCGGCTGGCGGGGGCTCGAATCTGGTGGGAGTCCTGATGTGCTGGGCCGTACCGGAGGTGTGCA
Protein-coding sequences here:
- a CDS encoding leucine-rich repeat protein; protein product: MPVVASALFLAALEACDPGGVAEPEASLEIVPDSVTLTHIGQQFAFTVRGRGGTGLGQVRWSSRDTTVFVVDGNGSATARGNGVAYVQASDLKSADQALVQVRQAADALEPFGEGQQAARGLSPPDPVGVRVLDAGGAPVSGVAVRFEAGVGGGRVEPGVVHSDSAGLAAAQWTLGPEPGRQTLAVSAEGVAEIEIAATALEPDEAVASFEVQLGEGRWAWSGRALAEPIVVAALDEGGRPVPGATVRFEPEAGSGRVDPETVATDSVGVASTNWTLGATHGLQTLSVSTGGVTVEVNATARDPDGAVASIETHSGEQQWALAGHALPDPVSVRVVDEGGEPVWGATVTFEAEAGSGGAHPGTATTDSLGLATTVWTLGQTLGVQRLGVTAGGAAMTFEATAVSDEGVCNRTPVVSAEIARRARVGSCAEVTEEMLGRITSLDLGGKGITRLRSGDFEGLVAMRSLFLNVNRLQELPPDLLQGLPSLSKLWLGFNPLGELPPDIFAGLTNLAELVLSTAGLATLPPGVFDDLAGLERLYLDDNSFESLPPDAFASMSELKVLYLSENELRELPPELLKPTTQLELLFAGRNRLTRVPEGVFAGLSKLRTLDLTTNWIEDLSPGAFEGLSSLEGIRLETNRLYSLPPRLFAGLSSLRYVRLFGNPGIPFPVHAHLVRADTSDLLAPGPARVELRVPGGAPFAFRVPLSVQRGSASSGFLAVEVGDTVGRAVEVTPTGAEAVYLSLGAPPTPPEGFNEFRVVAGDPIALFAEAGNRTPVIRSVVPAHRLQASGPTARLALAEYFGDPDGDSLVYEAKSGDPRVAGVRIDGGTLWLEPGAVDTTEVEVTATDPEGLRAVQRFRTWVVPAPDPGAFNIELIFGPGFTEEAKEEIRRAAERWTEVVVGDLPDVPVDGEGPEYCTNRAPTPRLTGVVDDLLIYMHMRPGDGRSIGLATECSRREESGLAIIGANWFSGVFHSPPHNYTFHGTAMHEIGHVLGIGDWEIKDWHNDPHFPGPLAVAAFDAAGGKGYAGAKVPVEDQATLGGSGKWIHWRRRVMPDDVMSLGSGELVTAITVQALADLGHEVDVSKADPYTLPTQAQGDVGGGSVDAGGVELEVTVDDVIRVPVEVVDRDGKVVRVIRP